A window from Vicinamibacterales bacterium encodes these proteins:
- a CDS encoding transposase, whose product MTAVDASAADADESFDLRRILRQPTWRDSGLTDGMSRPLRIQRAGLIYHVMSRGNNKMRIFLDDLDYARFVSILSDVRENYRLDLWLYCVMPTHYHAVFRTRCPNLSGAVRQLNGTYAQWWNRRHGHVGHVYQARFKAQIVEACTYLVRLCRYVLLNPVRAHLVSHPGGWRWSSYPALCGTASTCVDVPSLLTAIDPDTRLSLARLLEYVDDQGDEEMAALVRSDRRVIGSDEFARQFSAEARRASREVPARERRIGTPPLVTLLADALTRGAGLHGGIIDAFAAEYSIKEIAECAGLSARSVGRLVRANAAGAQRDTVVAAVESQP is encoded by the coding sequence GTGACTGCGGTTGACGCTTCCGCCGCTGACGCTGACGAGTCCTTCGATTTGCGGCGTATTTTGCGCCAGCCGACTTGGCGCGATTCTGGACTGACGGACGGTATGTCTCGACCTCTCCGCATCCAGCGTGCCGGCCTCATCTACCACGTAATGTCGCGCGGCAATAACAAGATGCGCATCTTTCTCGACGATCTCGACTACGCGCGGTTTGTCTCGATTCTGTCGGACGTGCGTGAGAACTACCGGCTGGATCTTTGGCTGTACTGCGTGATGCCGACGCACTATCACGCCGTGTTCCGAACGCGCTGCCCGAACCTGTCGGGCGCCGTCCGGCAACTGAACGGCACCTACGCACAATGGTGGAACAGACGTCACGGACATGTGGGACACGTCTACCAGGCGCGCTTCAAGGCGCAGATCGTCGAGGCCTGCACCTATCTCGTCCGTCTCTGCCGCTACGTACTGTTGAATCCCGTGCGCGCGCACCTTGTCTCACACCCTGGAGGGTGGCGATGGAGCAGTTACCCGGCGCTTTGCGGGACGGCGTCAACGTGCGTTGACGTCCCGTCGCTGCTCACCGCGATCGATCCCGATACGCGCCTTTCATTGGCGCGGCTCCTGGAGTATGTGGATGACCAGGGCGACGAGGAGATGGCGGCGCTGGTCCGGAGCGATCGGCGCGTCATCGGCAGTGACGAATTCGCGCGGCAGTTCTCGGCGGAGGCTCGGCGCGCGTCACGAGAGGTCCCCGCGCGCGAGCGGCGGATTGGGACCCCCCCGTTGGTAACGCTGCTGGCGGATGCGCTGACGCGCGGAGCGGGTCTGCACGGCGGAATCATCGACGCGTTCGCCGCGGAGTACTCGATCAAGGAGATCGCGGAGTGCGCCGGACTGTCCGCCCGTTCCGTCGGGCGCCTCGTCCGCGCGAATGCGGCGGGCGCCCAGCGCGATACCGTCGTTGCAGCGGTTGAAAGCCAGCCCTGA
- a CDS encoding TlyA family RNA methyltransferase: MKKAASRLDAALVARGLAASRERARALILAGRVRVNGAVVSKAGAPVDGTADITLIEPDHPYVGRGGVKLAHALDVFALDVRGRLALDVGASTGGFTDVLLRRGARRVVALDVGHGQLDWRLRSDPRVAVLERVNARLLTPAQLPEDARAFDIVTMDLSFISVRQVLPAIVPLLAGGADLVVLVKPQFEAGREEVGRGGLVRDTAVHSRVVEDVSAAADALGLTRIAMTESPITGTEGNREFFLHLRRH; this comes from the coding sequence GTGAAGAAGGCCGCTTCGCGCCTCGACGCCGCTCTGGTCGCGCGCGGCCTCGCCGCCTCGCGCGAGCGCGCGCGGGCGCTGATCCTCGCCGGCCGGGTGCGCGTCAACGGCGCCGTCGTCTCGAAGGCGGGCGCGCCGGTGGACGGCACGGCCGACATCACGCTCATCGAACCGGACCACCCCTACGTCGGCCGCGGCGGCGTGAAGCTGGCGCACGCGCTCGACGTCTTCGCCCTCGACGTCCGCGGCCGTCTCGCGCTCGACGTCGGCGCATCGACGGGCGGCTTCACGGACGTGCTGCTCCGCCGCGGCGCGCGGCGGGTCGTCGCCCTGGACGTCGGCCACGGACAACTCGACTGGCGTCTTCGCTCGGATCCGCGCGTCGCGGTGCTCGAGCGGGTGAACGCGCGGCTGCTCACGCCGGCGCAGCTTCCCGAGGACGCGCGAGCCTTCGACATCGTGACGATGGACCTGTCGTTCATCTCGGTGCGCCAGGTGCTGCCGGCGATCGTCCCGCTGCTCGCCGGCGGCGCCGACCTGGTCGTGCTGGTGAAGCCGCAGTTCGAGGCCGGCCGCGAGGAGGTGGGCAGGGGCGGACTGGTGCGCGACACCGCCGTGCACTCGCGCGTCGTCGAGGACGTGTCGGCGGCGGCGGATGCGCTAGGATTGACCCGCATCGCCATGACCGAGTCGCCCATCACCGGCACGGAGGGGAACCGCGAGTTCTTCCTCCATCTCCGGCGGCATTGA
- a CDS encoding NAD(+)/NADH kinase, whose amino-acid sequence MTRVGLTAKRGLTAASGVIAELAGWLEARDVRAVFEEETALLAGVPPDRPTVTRDNLPRECDLIVVLGGDGTLIGMAARVAAADVDVPILGVNYGSLGFLTEITLPELYDALEATLEGRATLEPRSMLTARTVRQHGVFADHTVLNDIVITKGALSRIIEISVTVGEAPVTRFRADGLIIASPTGSTAYNLAAGGPIVHPAVDAMVLTPIAPHTLTNRPVVIPGSSQVHVRPIMDARDEVFVTFDGQRGFELHENDLITVRRAPRPVRMVKSARRSYFDLLREKLQWAASPRPERDGRD is encoded by the coding sequence ATGACCCGCGTCGGCCTGACGGCGAAGCGCGGGCTCACCGCGGCGTCAGGCGTCATCGCCGAGCTGGCGGGGTGGCTCGAGGCCCGCGACGTGCGGGCGGTATTCGAGGAGGAGACCGCGCTGCTTGCCGGCGTGCCGCCGGACCGCCCGACGGTGACGCGCGACAACCTGCCGCGCGAGTGCGACCTGATCGTCGTGCTCGGCGGCGACGGCACGCTGATCGGCATGGCGGCGCGCGTCGCGGCGGCCGACGTCGACGTGCCGATCCTCGGCGTCAACTACGGCAGCCTCGGTTTCCTCACCGAGATCACGCTGCCGGAGCTGTACGACGCGCTCGAGGCGACCCTCGAGGGACGCGCCACGCTCGAACCGCGCAGCATGCTGACGGCGCGGACGGTGCGGCAGCACGGCGTGTTCGCCGACCACACCGTCCTCAACGACATCGTCATCACCAAAGGGGCGCTGTCGCGCATCATCGAGATCTCGGTCACCGTCGGCGAGGCGCCGGTGACGCGCTTCCGCGCCGACGGGCTGATCATCGCGAGCCCGACCGGATCGACGGCCTACAACCTCGCCGCCGGCGGGCCGATCGTGCACCCCGCAGTCGACGCGATGGTCCTGACGCCGATTGCGCCGCACACCCTGACCAATCGTCCGGTGGTCATTCCCGGATCGTCCCAGGTGCACGTGCGGCCGATCATGGATGCGCGCGACGAGGTGTTCGTCACCTTCGACGGGCAGCGCGGCTTCGAGCTCCACGAGAACGATCTGATTACCGTCCGCCGCGCGCCGCGCCCGGTGCGCATGGTGAAGTCGGCGCGGCGATCGTATTTCGATCTGCTGCGCGAGAAGCTGCAGTGGGCGGCGAGTCCGCGGCCGGAACGTGACGGGCGCGACTAG
- a CDS encoding TonB-dependent receptor, whose translation MTVKLLYAMSLSLLSFGADAEAQTPTRFQGRVVSGAGESPVAGATVSIVGVNGSAQTDTDGRFDWAPAPAVPFQLIIVLPDGAVAQPVIVDALQDGSTTIRIKSLADEAVTVLGAAPSITTAPASATTVLSATQVSQRNPENLMQALETVPGLNQVAEGHASVPAVRGLARGRTLFLIDGGRVTAERRVGPSGTFLDPSVIEGIDIARGPGTVAYGSDALGGVISVRTRQAAPGTPLRTTISGTFGTGIPEARGSVEVAKGFARGGVLVQAHVRNAEDYAGPETDVFNSGWEDQGFLVNAQHTVGRGILSGAWQSDFGRDFERPRNNSRTVRFYYPFENSHRFTASYKLPDVGGFRQVAFTGFLGGYEQRTDQDRFPTATTGRSIERADVSANDFHVKGTAERLAGGARIEFGVDVNGRFGLEALDITQAYAVGGALTTDTTTVSVENARRVDAGLYLQAETALGPMARVSGGVRADRVTTRNTGGSFGDRSTANTAGSGFGAVTLGPYEGFSVTAQLSRGFRDPVLSDRYFRGPSGRGFITGNPDLEPETSLQFDFATRYTVARTQVAAYFYDYRITDLIERYSTQTDFFFFRNRGRARLRGFEVEARSEVGRGYSIEAGAQIARGRALDDDANLDDVSPVTLSGALRKEIQDRGYAQLRIAWFADDTRPGPSEIAAPGATLLDLGGGWRLAPQVELRGYARNLLNETYYASPDPRFVPAPGRSASLSAVVRF comes from the coding sequence ATGACCGTGAAACTGCTCTATGCCATGTCTTTGAGCCTCCTGTCGTTCGGCGCCGATGCCGAGGCTCAGACGCCGACCCGGTTTCAGGGACGCGTCGTCAGCGGCGCCGGCGAGAGCCCGGTCGCCGGCGCGACCGTATCGATCGTCGGCGTGAACGGGTCCGCGCAGACCGACACGGACGGCCGCTTCGACTGGGCGCCGGCGCCGGCCGTGCCGTTCCAGTTGATCATCGTGCTCCCCGACGGCGCCGTCGCGCAGCCGGTCATCGTCGACGCCCTGCAGGACGGGTCGACGACCATACGCATCAAATCGCTGGCCGACGAGGCCGTCACCGTGCTCGGCGCGGCGCCCAGCATCACGACCGCGCCGGCATCCGCGACCACCGTGCTGTCCGCAACCCAGGTGTCGCAGCGGAATCCTGAAAACCTGATGCAGGCGCTCGAAACGGTGCCCGGACTCAATCAGGTAGCCGAGGGGCACGCGTCGGTTCCCGCGGTGCGCGGGCTCGCGCGCGGCCGGACGTTGTTTCTCATCGACGGCGGCCGCGTGACCGCGGAACGGCGCGTCGGGCCGAGCGGAACCTTCCTGGACCCCTCAGTGATCGAAGGGATCGACATCGCTCGCGGGCCCGGCACCGTCGCCTACGGATCGGACGCGCTGGGGGGCGTCATCTCCGTGCGGACCCGGCAGGCCGCGCCGGGCACGCCGCTGCGGACGACGATCAGCGGCACGTTCGGCACCGGGATCCCCGAAGCGCGGGGCTCCGTGGAAGTCGCGAAGGGGTTCGCGCGGGGCGGGGTGCTGGTCCAGGCGCACGTCCGCAACGCCGAGGACTACGCCGGCCCGGAGACGGACGTCTTCAACTCCGGCTGGGAGGATCAGGGCTTTCTCGTCAATGCCCAGCACACCGTCGGCCGCGGCATCCTGTCCGGCGCCTGGCAGAGCGATTTCGGACGCGACTTCGAGCGGCCGCGCAACAACTCGCGGACGGTGCGCTTCTACTACCCGTTCGAGAACTCGCATCGCTTCACCGCGTCGTACAAGCTGCCCGACGTCGGCGGCTTCCGCCAGGTGGCCTTCACCGGATTTCTCGGCGGCTACGAGCAGCGCACCGATCAGGATCGGTTTCCGACGGCGACGACCGGCCGCAGCATCGAGCGCGCGGACGTGTCAGCCAACGACTTCCACGTCAAGGGCACCGCCGAGCGTCTGGCCGGAGGAGCGCGCATCGAATTCGGCGTCGACGTGAACGGCCGCTTCGGTCTCGAGGCGCTCGACATCACCCAGGCCTACGCCGTCGGCGGCGCGCTCACCACCGACACCACCACCGTCTCCGTCGAGAACGCGCGCCGCGTCGATGCCGGCCTGTACCTGCAAGCCGAAACGGCGCTCGGCCCGATGGCGCGCGTGTCCGGCGGCGTCCGGGCGGATCGGGTGACCACCCGCAACACCGGCGGCTCTTTCGGCGATCGGTCGACGGCGAACACCGCCGGGTCGGGGTTCGGCGCCGTGACGCTCGGACCCTACGAGGGATTCAGCGTCACCGCCCAGCTGTCGCGCGGCTTCCGCGATCCCGTCCTGTCGGACCGCTACTTCCGCGGTCCGTCGGGACGCGGATTCATCACCGGCAATCCGGATCTGGAGCCGGAAACGAGCCTGCAGTTCGATTTCGCGACCCGCTACACCGTCGCGCGCACGCAGGTCGCCGCGTACTTCTACGACTACCGCATCACCGATCTGATCGAGCGATATTCGACCCAGACCGATTTCTTCTTCTTCAGGAACCGCGGGCGCGCGCGGCTGCGCGGGTTCGAGGTCGAGGCGCGGTCCGAGGTCGGGCGCGGGTATTCGATCGAAGCCGGGGCGCAGATCGCGCGCGGACGGGCGCTCGACGACGACGCCAACCTCGATGACGTGTCGCCGGTGACGCTCAGCGGCGCGCTGCGCAAGGAGATCCAGGACCGCGGCTACGCCCAGCTCCGCATCGCCTGGTTCGCGGACGACACGCGGCCCGGGCCGAGCGAGATCGCCGCGCCCGGCGCCACCCTGCTGGACCTCGGCGGCGGCTGGCGGCTCGCCCCGCAAGTGGAGCTGCGGGGATACGCGCGCAACCTGCTGAACGAGACCTACTACGCCAGTCCGGATCCGCGCTTCGTGCCCGCGCCGGGCCGCTCCGCGAGCCTCAGCGCCGTCGTCAGGTTCTAG